The Tubulanus polymorphus chromosome 1, tnTubPoly1.2, whole genome shotgun sequence genome contains a region encoding:
- the LOC141907259 gene encoding synaptotagmin-6-like: MYPNAGELLSSVDKRYVSDHTRQQVYQGNVQEPMGAAQEVGLPLQYLIIVMVSVSVIVMLIVAYCTWYCWKAKRKDHSIVSSPDHTPPGFKTTNLKISQSTPDLNEDKHSSLRKFGWGKMVFRQTTLPTVPQRHQSFQRQLSHKLDMSNVEFTVSKLNMRSQPDIGTLKPELYRQLAVDDRRPSNIFTKTCGRLYFSLLYDQITEHLVVNLIKAEELPAKDFSGTSDPYIKVYLLPDRKNKFHTKVHRKTLCPDFDETFNFAVPYNDLPKRMLQFSLYDFDRFSRHDLIGIVLVRDLLSDTDLSKETDYCQEVICTQQEKVDLGELMVSLCYLPTAGRLTVTILKARNLKAMDITGSSDPYVKVSLMCQGKRIKKRKTTVKKNTLNPVYNEALVFDVPAENIEDVSILIKCIDYDRVGYNELMGCIAIGPQILGVGRDHWFEMLESPRKPIAQWYSLSEHQSVFNCPSNTRTPNDKSKNGL; encoded by the exons ATGTACCCAAATGCTGGCGAACTGCTATCATCCGTTGATAAGAGATATGTATCAGACCATACCAGACAACAAGTATACCAAG GTAATGTACAAGAGCCGATGGGAGCCGCGCAAGAAGTTG GTTTACCGTTGCAATATCTTATCATTGTAATGGTATCAGTGAGCGTGATTGTCATGCTCATAGTTGCATACTGTACGTGGTACTGCTGGAAAGCAAAAAGGAAAGACCACTCGATTGTGAGCTCGCCTGACCATACACcgccaggatttaaaacgactAACTTGAAAATTAGTCAAAGTACGCCAGATCTCAACGAGGATAAGCATTCCTCATTGCGAAAATTCGGTTGGGGGAAGATGGTCTTTAGGCAAACGACCTTGCCAACGGTTCCCCAGCGTCATCAGTCATTCCAGCGTCAATTGTCGCATAAACTTGACATGTCAAATGTTGAGTTTACCGTTAGCAAACTCAACATGAGAAGTCAACCCGATATCGGCACGTTAAAACCAGAACTGTACAGACAGTTAGCCGTTGACGACAGACGACCCTCTAACATTTTCACGAAAACCTGCGGCCgtttatatttttcactttTATACGATCAAATAACTGAGCATTTAGTCGTGAATTTAATCAAAGCCGAAGAACTGCCCGCAAAAGACTTCTCAGGAACGTCAGATCCATACATAAAAGTGTACCTACTCCCGGACAGAAAGAACAAATTCCACACGAAAGTCCATAGGAAAACATTGTGTCCCGATTTTGATGAGACATTTAACTTCGCAGTACCTTACAACGATTTGCCGAAGCGCATGTTACAGTTCAGTTTATACGACTTCGATCGCTTTTCCCGCCACGATTTGATCGGCATTGTTCTGGTGAGAGATTTACTAAGCGATACCGATTTATCGAAGGAAACAGACTATTGTCAAGAAGTCATTTGTACGCAGCAG GAGAAAGTGGATCTCGGGGAATTGATGGTTTCGTTATGTTATTTGCCTACAGCAGGACGTCTAACAGTCACTATCCTCAAAGCAAGAAATCTCAAAGCCATGGACATAACTGGCTCTTCAG ATCCGTACGTGAAGGTTTCGTTAATGTGCCAGGGTAAACGGATCAAAAAGAGGAAAACGACCGTGAAGAAGAACACGTTGAATCCAGTATACAACGAAGCGTTGGTGTTTGATGTTCCGGCGGAAAATATCGAAGATGTGTCGATACTTATCAAATGCATAGATTATGACAg GGTTGGTTACAACGAGCTGATGGGATGCATTGCCATCGGACCACAAATTCTGGGAGTGGGTCGCGACCATTGGTTCGAAATGTTAGAAAGCCCTCGTAAACCGATTGCCCAGTGGTACTCCTTATCGGAACATCAATCTGTTTTTAACTGTCCTTCCAATACGCGAACCCCTAACGACAAAAGCAAGAATGGCTTGTGA